A region from the Pseudomonas cucumis genome encodes:
- a CDS encoding LysR family transcriptional regulator has protein sequence MRMTLRQLQIFNEVCDLRSYSRAADEMSLTQPAVSLQIRQLEELIGQPLFDYVGKKLYMTEAAEALQRASRDIFGRLENLDMQLSDMQGSLQGQLKLAVESSAKYFVPHLFAAFKRQHPEVNLHLTVVNRGQVIRRLSDNRDDLVIMSMVPQDMGLEFLPFLNNPIVAVAPPDHPLCHMGPLRLQDLEPYTLLLREPGSGTRLACEEYFKEKRVHFTQTQEVASAEAQRECVLAGLGLALLTRHALNLELATGGLIELPVEELPLYRSWCLVQAKAKRLSPVAHAFLAFIRSERAQISALVERFDGKLPVPPASS, from the coding sequence ATGCGTATGACATTGCGTCAATTGCAGATCTTCAATGAAGTGTGCGACTTAAGGTCTTACAGCCGCGCCGCCGATGAAATGTCTCTCACACAACCTGCCGTGAGCCTACAGATTCGTCAACTCGAAGAGCTGATCGGCCAACCTTTATTCGATTATGTCGGCAAAAAACTCTACATGACCGAAGCGGCCGAAGCACTGCAGCGCGCTAGCCGGGACATTTTCGGGCGCCTGGAGAACCTCGATATGCAGCTGTCAGACATGCAGGGCTCATTGCAGGGCCAGCTGAAACTGGCGGTGGAATCCAGCGCCAAGTATTTCGTACCGCACCTGTTTGCCGCGTTCAAACGCCAGCATCCCGAAGTGAACCTGCACCTGACGGTGGTCAATCGTGGCCAGGTCATCCGGCGCCTGTCGGACAACCGTGATGATCTGGTGATCATGTCGATGGTCCCACAGGACATGGGGCTGGAATTCCTGCCGTTCCTTAATAATCCGATTGTCGCTGTAGCGCCGCCGGATCATCCGCTGTGCCATATGGGACCGTTGCGCTTGCAGGATCTTGAGCCCTACACGCTGCTGTTGCGCGAACCCGGTTCCGGCACGCGACTGGCCTGCGAGGAGTATTTCAAAGAGAAGCGTGTGCACTTCACCCAGACCCAAGAGGTCGCTTCGGCGGAAGCTCAGCGCGAATGCGTATTGGCGGGTCTGGGCCTGGCGCTGTTGACGCGCCACGCCCTGAACCTTGAGTTGGCGACCGGCGGATTGATCGAGTTACCGGTCGAAGAACTGCCGTTATATCGCAGCTGGTGCCTGGTGCAAGCCAAGGCCAAACGGCTGTCGCCGGTGGCCCACGCATTCCTTGCGTTTATCCGCAGCGAACGGGCGCAGATCAGCGCGTTGGTTGAGCGTTTCGACGGGAAGCTACCGGTGCCGCCTGCCAGTAGTTGA
- a CDS encoding EAL domain-containing protein, whose protein sequence is MTLSSDLSGPSVEPRVIRKQYAMEMAVERTRLLYQGSLLPTLFMLINGLVCAGLLWSPQRYFVVSVWLIWLLSLVALRVIQVAAFDSAIPNRQAHPVWRRMFMLGSAMTGLTLAGAGIALVPADNFMQQAWVFGLIGAAALSASVAYAVSLPAFLSFTLPCLLPAIGYLFWGGDEQEQGWGWFGLILLGSLSVVAWQVNRLIDQGLLRRFQNQALIEHLQQAQSRSDQLNHELAKEIDQRRRAEDELRETQVDLENRVAQRSLELDAANQALSKSEARLALALKASELGLWDWNLQTDEVHHTQLQELFGLEPEFVTAMLRHLKPRLHPDDLPSLKRALVEHLKGRSEDYQIEYRVRHGDGHWVWIEDRGRAVERAENGRVIRMVGTRRDISASKGLEEQRQLAATVFEAASEGIVIFDPNYALIAVNQAFSQVTGYDIDDMLGRNVVDLPCSRDARRHYAAIHQALEQHGTWQGELVETRKNGELYPQWLQLNAVRDARGNVSHIVGFFADLSARRESEERMRYLTHYDELTGLANRSLFRERLREAHQRVRQGGRRSLALLHINLDRFKLLNDSLGHEIADQLLQKMSRRLVNALPEADTIARLSGDEFAVLFDAYGNLSSLARVATRLAAKLRLPVTVEGHELVVSASMGISLLPDTAREITVLVSQSNMAMQHAKHLGGNNFQFYTDSLQASTLERLQLENQLRKAIEEKQLKVFYQPKLCLATGRLNAAEALVRWNHPTLGQVPPGDFIGLAEETGLIGAIGEFVLRQACWQACEWQRQGLEPIRVSVNLSVHQLRQGKLVSLVRQVLEETGLAPHYLELELTESQLLDSVEHIIATFQQLRDLGVKLAIDDFGTGYSSLSYLKRIPVDYVKIDQAFIRGLRESSEDAAITRAIIAMAHGLSLKVVAEGVERPEQLEFLKAERCDEVQGYWVSRPVEAADLAELLRRDANPF, encoded by the coding sequence ATGACCCTCAGCTCCGACCTGTCGGGCCCCTCTGTGGAGCCCCGGGTTATCCGCAAACAGTACGCTATGGAAATGGCGGTCGAACGCACGCGCCTGCTATACCAGGGCTCGCTGTTGCCTACGCTGTTCATGCTGATCAACGGCCTGGTGTGTGCCGGCTTGCTTTGGAGCCCGCAGCGTTACTTCGTGGTCAGCGTCTGGCTGATCTGGTTATTGTCGCTGGTGGCGTTGCGGGTGATTCAGGTCGCGGCCTTCGATTCGGCGATTCCCAACCGTCAGGCCCATCCGGTCTGGCGTCGCATGTTCATGCTTGGCTCAGCCATGACTGGCCTGACCCTGGCCGGTGCCGGCATCGCGTTGGTGCCCGCTGACAATTTCATGCAACAAGCCTGGGTGTTCGGCCTGATCGGCGCCGCGGCGCTCTCGGCCAGCGTCGCCTATGCCGTCAGTCTGCCGGCTTTTCTGTCCTTTACCTTGCCCTGTCTGTTGCCGGCCATCGGCTATCTGTTCTGGGGCGGCGATGAGCAAGAACAGGGCTGGGGCTGGTTTGGCCTGATTTTGCTGGGTTCGTTGAGCGTGGTCGCCTGGCAGGTCAATCGGCTGATCGACCAGGGGCTGCTGCGACGCTTTCAAAATCAGGCCCTGATCGAGCATTTGCAGCAGGCGCAAAGTCGCAGCGATCAGCTCAACCACGAACTGGCCAAGGAAATCGACCAGCGTCGCCGCGCTGAAGACGAATTACGTGAAACTCAGGTCGATCTCGAAAACCGGGTCGCACAACGCAGTCTGGAACTGGACGCCGCCAATCAGGCCTTGAGCAAGAGCGAAGCGCGGCTGGCGCTGGCGTTGAAGGCGAGCGAACTCGGGCTGTGGGACTGGAACCTGCAGACAGACGAAGTCCATCACACCCAACTCCAGGAGCTGTTTGGCCTGGAGCCGGAATTCGTGACAGCGATGCTCCGCCACCTCAAGCCCAGGCTGCACCCCGACGACTTGCCATCGCTGAAGCGGGCGCTGGTCGAGCACTTGAAGGGCCGTAGCGAGGATTATCAGATCGAGTATCGGGTACGGCATGGCGATGGCCATTGGGTCTGGATCGAGGACCGTGGTCGAGCGGTGGAGCGCGCCGAGAACGGCCGGGTGATCCGCATGGTCGGCACTCGCCGCGATATCAGCGCCAGCAAGGGCCTGGAAGAACAGCGCCAACTGGCGGCGACAGTGTTCGAGGCGGCCAGCGAAGGCATTGTGATTTTCGACCCGAATTACGCGCTGATTGCCGTCAATCAGGCCTTCAGCCAAGTGACCGGCTACGACATCGACGACATGCTCGGGCGCAACGTGGTCGATTTGCCCTGCAGCCGCGATGCCCGTCGGCATTACGCCGCGATTCATCAGGCGCTGGAGCAGCATGGCACCTGGCAAGGCGAGTTGGTCGAAACGCGCAAGAATGGCGAGTTGTATCCGCAATGGCTGCAATTGAATGCTGTGCGCGATGCGCGGGGAAATGTGAGTCATATTGTCGGCTTCTTCGCCGATCTATCCGCTCGGCGTGAATCCGAAGAGCGCATGCGCTACCTCACCCATTACGACGAACTCACCGGATTGGCCAACCGTTCGTTGTTCCGCGAACGGCTTCGCGAGGCTCATCAGCGGGTGCGTCAGGGCGGTCGGCGCAGCCTGGCGTTGCTGCACATCAATCTGGATCGTTTCAAGCTGCTCAACGATAGCCTCGGTCACGAAATCGCTGATCAGCTGCTGCAGAAAATGTCGCGGCGGCTGGTCAATGCGCTGCCAGAAGCGGACACCATCGCCCGGTTGTCCGGCGATGAGTTTGCGGTGCTGTTCGACGCCTACGGCAACCTGTCGAGCCTGGCGCGCGTGGCGACTCGATTGGCGGCCAAGTTGCGTTTGCCCGTCACCGTCGAGGGTCATGAATTGGTGGTGAGCGCGTCCATGGGCATCAGCCTGTTGCCAGACACCGCGCGGGAGATTACCGTGCTGGTCAGCCAGTCGAACATGGCCATGCAGCATGCCAAGCACTTGGGCGGCAACAACTTCCAGTTTTACACCGACAGCCTGCAAGCCAGCACACTCGAGCGTTTGCAGCTCGAGAACCAGTTGCGCAAAGCCATCGAAGAAAAGCAGTTGAAAGTGTTTTATCAACCGAAACTCTGCCTCGCCACCGGCCGGCTGAATGCCGCCGAGGCGTTGGTACGCTGGAATCACCCGACCCTGGGCCAGGTGCCACCGGGGGATTTCATCGGTCTGGCCGAGGAAACCGGGCTGATCGGCGCTATTGGTGAATTCGTTTTGCGTCAGGCCTGCTGGCAAGCCTGCGAGTGGCAGCGTCAGGGGCTGGAGCCGATTCGGGTGTCGGTCAACCTGTCGGTGCATCAATTGCGGCAGGGGAAACTGGTCAGCCTGGTGCGTCAGGTACTTGAGGAGACTGGTCTGGCGCCGCATTACCTGGAACTGGAACTCACCGAAAGCCAGTTGCTGGACAGCGTCGAGCACATCATCGCGACCTTCCAGCAATTGCGCGATCTCGGGGTGAAGTTGGCGATCGACGATTTCGGCACTGGCTATTCGTCTCTTAGCTACCTCAAGCGCATCCCCGTGGACTACGTGAAAATCGATCAGGCATTTATCCGCGGTCTGAGGGAGAGCAGCGAAGATGCGGCGATCACCCGAGCGATCATTGCCATGGCCCACGGCCTGTCACTGAAAGTTGTGGCTGAAGGCGTCGAGCGACCGGAGCAGTTGGAGTTTCTGAAGGCCGAACGTTGCGATGAAGTGCAGGGCTATTGGGTCAGTCGTCCGGTCGAGGCCGCCGACCTGGCCGAGCTTTTACGTCGCGACGCCAACCCTTTTTAG
- the hexR gene encoding transcriptional regulator HexR: MNLLQHIAQSRHLLRKSELKVADHVLLDPAAVMHSSMADLAHSVGISEPTIVRFCRAIGCSGFQDLKLKLAQSLAAGASFGQFAIHEDDSVADYSLKIFDTTLHTLMEVREKLDPVELQRAVSLMSQAQRVEFYGFGASGAVAADAQHKFFRLLLTAAAYSDPHMQAMSAVTLKPSDVAICISQSGRSKDLLITANLVRESGASLITLCPSQTPLAELSTVNLAIDVHEDTEIYTPLTSRIAHLVVIDVLAMGVAMARGPSLVNHLKSVKRSLRSLRLSPKSVKALDD, from the coding sequence TTGAATCTGCTGCAACACATCGCCCAGTCACGCCACCTGTTACGCAAGTCGGAGCTCAAGGTCGCCGACCACGTGCTGCTTGATCCTGCGGCGGTGATGCACAGTTCCATGGCCGACCTGGCCCACAGCGTGGGCATCAGCGAGCCGACCATCGTGCGGTTTTGCCGCGCCATCGGTTGCTCCGGATTTCAGGATTTGAAGCTGAAACTGGCGCAGAGCCTGGCGGCCGGCGCGAGCTTCGGGCAATTCGCGATCCATGAAGACGATTCGGTCGCCGATTACAGCCTGAAAATCTTCGATACCACCCTGCACACCCTGATGGAAGTTCGCGAGAAACTCGATCCGGTGGAATTGCAGAGGGCTGTGTCGCTGATGTCTCAGGCCCAGCGCGTCGAGTTCTATGGCTTCGGTGCTTCGGGCGCTGTAGCGGCGGATGCCCAGCACAAATTTTTCCGTTTGCTGCTGACTGCAGCGGCGTATTCCGATCCGCACATGCAGGCCATGTCGGCGGTTACTTTGAAGCCGAGCGATGTGGCGATCTGCATTTCCCAGTCGGGGCGTTCCAAGGACCTGTTGATCACCGCCAACCTGGTGCGTGAAAGCGGCGCTTCGTTGATCACCCTGTGCCCGAGCCAGACCCCTTTGGCCGAGTTGTCGACCGTCAACCTGGCGATCGATGTGCACGAAGACACCGAAATCTATACGCCATTGACGTCGCGTATCGCGCACCTGGTGGTGATCGATGTGCTGGCGATGGGCGTGGCCATGGCCCGCGGTCCGAGCCTGGTCAACCACCTGAAAAGCGTCAAACGCAGCCTTCGCAGCTTGCGGCTGTCACCCAAGTCCGTGAAAGCGCTGGACGATTAA
- a CDS encoding PA3496 family putative envelope integrity protein, with the protein MAQPYEERNSAVKTRRQQEDQRRMEFRRAIEDRCERRQLLAEIGEFPDDLELNYWQAAPVASRRNAQPTR; encoded by the coding sequence ATGGCTCAGCCCTACGAAGAACGCAACAGCGCCGTCAAAACCCGTCGTCAGCAAGAAGATCAGCGCCGCATGGAATTTCGCCGCGCCATCGAAGATCGCTGCGAACGCCGTCAGCTTCTGGCCGAAATCGGCGAGTTTCCTGACGACCTCGAACTCAACTACTGGCAGGCGGCACCGGTAGCTTCCCGTCGAAACGCTCAACCAACGCGCTGA